The following proteins are co-located in the Camelina sativa cultivar DH55 chromosome 12, Cs, whole genome shotgun sequence genome:
- the LOC104733738 gene encoding uncharacterized protein LOC104733738, with protein sequence MVLEDYEIQQNMVDVEFSYLPFDLSVDSPPVVMMNDRQVKNFVAYWRMKNNIWLCVTFKATVNDRSNIDLNKKPNDSSEGGVDDLLCEKLPKFVSKAKPNDSNFITSKDAEVGARSMMVDSMVKKGQYFKSKEALQASLEIFAMKYNFDYRVTKSGTRFGCIRCIDDVCKWRIRAECFEWSTCWKINKYVGSHTCAPSRKTKFGRTPSARTIGNLIKHNYEGVKEGPKPNDIINIMRTENGCELTYSQAWESREYAVNEVRGIPEKSFAKIPNYLHMLKEANPGTHTNYDIDCDGRFKYLFISFGQSIRGFYKKIRKVIVVDGTFLKNKYKGVLLVATAVDGNSNLYPIAFGIADSENDASWKWFLMQLRVVIADDKDLAFVSDRHISIGKMIEKIYPLAKHGICIHHLIGNVKLAIISPAIGGYLHEADVKKWARCHFPGYRYDINTNNPAESINSALRSPREYPIIPLLDSIREMLTRWFYERRALSEQQNDPLTIEVEQKISRRIEKGKKFKAYPTSQFILQIKV encoded by the exons ATGGTTTTGGAAGACTAtgaaatacaacaaaatatGGTTGATGtggaatttagttatttaccaTTTGATCTTAGTGTTGATTCTCCTCCGGTTGTTATGATGAATGATCGTCAAGTGAAAAATTTTGTTGCTTATTGGAGAATGAAGAATAACATATGGTTGTGTGTGACGTTTAAAGCCACGGTGAATGATAGAAGCAATATTGATCTGAATAAGAAACCAAACGATTCAAGTGAGGGAGGCGTTGATGATCTTTTGTGTGAAAAGCTGCCAAAATTTGTGAGCAAAGCAAAACCGAATGATTCTAACTTCATAACTTCTAAGGACGCTGAAGTTGGTGCTAGATCTATGATGGTTGATTCTATGGTAAAGAAGGGACAATATTTCAAAAGCAAGGAAGCTTTACAGGCAAGTTTAGAAATTTTTGCGATGAAGTATAACTTCGATTACAGAGTTACTAAATCTGGTACAAGATTTGGGTGTATACGCTGTATTGATGATGTTTGCAAATGGCGTATTCGTGCTGAGTGCTTCGAATGGTCTACGTGTTGGAAAATCAACAAGTATGTGGGTAGCCATACTTGTGCTCCTTCAAGGAAAACGAAATTTGGTAGAACACCTTCAGCAAGAACAATCGGGAATCTCATCAAACATAATTATGAAGGTGTCAAGGAGGGACCTAAACCCAATGACATCATTAATATTATGCGTACGGAGAATGGATGTGAGCTAACTTATTCCCAAGCTTGGGAATCTCGTGAGTATGCAGTTAACGAAGTAAGAGGAATCCCAGAGAAAAGTTTTGCTAAGATACCTAACTACTTGCACATGCTAAAAGAGGCGAATCCTGGTACGCATACAAATTATGATATTGATTGTGATGGTAGATTCAAGTATCTATTCATTTCATTTGGTCAATCAATAAGAGGGTTCTACAAGAAAATTCGGAAGGTCATTGTAGTTGACGGAACGTTTTTAAAGAACAAGTACAAAGGAGTTCTACTAGTTGCTACAGCCGTAGATGGTAACTCTAATTTGTATCCAATTGCATTTGGGattgctgattctgagaatgatgcTTCATGGAAGTGGTTTTTAATGCAGCTTAGGGTTGTTATTGCGGATGACAAAGATTTAGCTTTTGTGTCAGATCGACATATATCTATTGGtaaaatgattgaaaaaatCTACCCATTGGCTAAACATGGTATTTGCATCCACCACTTGATAGGTAATGTG AAACTTGCAATTATCAGTCCGGCGATTGGAGGTTATCTACATGAGGCTGATGTGAAAAAATGGGCTAGATGTCATTTTCCTGGATATAGATATGACATAAACACCAACAACCCTGCTGAATCAATAAATTCAGCTTTGAGATCACCAAGAGAGTATCCAATAATTCCTTTGTTAGATAgcattagagaaatgttaaccCGCTGGTTTTATGAGCGTAGGGCATTAAGTGAGCAGCAGAACGACCCTTTAACCATTGAGGTGGAGCAGAAGATTTCTAGAAGAATAGAGAAGGGTAAAAAGTTTAAAGCTTATCCTACTTCTCAATTCATATTAcagattaaagtataa
- the LOC104732425 gene encoding ethylene-responsive transcription factor-like protein At4g13040 isoform X2 — MVSSRRRRLLGLCCGPNGYVTPLPFLTAEEMITGIPNPNAKAAYSLGPAETVNEPKEEKMPIEEAGRRTRSKHMHFSFDYSDMSPVDSDSISPKYQPLKRRKRHKRKQVHNQEPCLMRGVYYKNMKWQAAIKVDKRQIHLGTFSSQEEAARLYDRAAFMCGREPNFALSEEDKRELKQQSWEEFLACARRTITNKKPKRRIEHEDKEINVSMLRCPPEEEEEKEQE, encoded by the exons ATGGTGAGCTCACGGAGGCGTAGGCTATTGGGTCTCTGTTGTG gACCAAATGGTTATGTGACACCGCTTCCTTTTCTAACTGCCGAGGAGATGATCACTGGGATTCCAAATCCTAATGCCAAAGCAGCCTATAGTCTCGGACCAGCAGAAACGGTTAACGAGCCTAAAGAGGAG AAAATGCCTATTGAAGAAGCTGGTCGAAGAACTCGGTCGAAACATATGCATTTCAGTTTTGACTACTCAGATATGTCTCCGGTTGATTCTGATTCCATCTCACCAAAAT ACCAGCCGCTGAAACGAAGAAAGCggcataaaagaaaacaagtacATAACCAAGAACCATGTTTAATGAGAGGAGTCTACTACAAGAACATGAAATGGCAAGCCGCCATTAAAGTCGATAAGAGACAAATCCACTTGGGTACATTCTCTTCTCAAGAAGAGGCTGCTCGTTTATACGATAG GGCTGCTTTCATGTGTGGAAGGGAACCAAACTTTGCGCTATCGGAAGAAGATAAACGAGAACTCAAACAGCAAAGCTGGGAAGAGTTCTTGGCTTGCGCACGCCGAACAATTACTAATAAAA AACCAAAGAGAAGGATAGAACATGAGGATAAGGAGATCAATGTAAGCATGTTACGTTGTCctcctgaagaagaagaagaaaaagaacaagaataa
- the LOC104732425 gene encoding ethylene-responsive transcription factor-like protein At4g13040 isoform X1: MVSSRRRRLLGLCCGPNGYVTPLPFLTAEEMITGIPNPNAKAAYSLGPAETVNEPKEEKMPIEEAGRRTRSKHMHFSFDYSDMSPVDSDSISPKCEQNICVPDQPLKRRKRHKRKQVHNQEPCLMRGVYYKNMKWQAAIKVDKRQIHLGTFSSQEEAARLYDRAAFMCGREPNFALSEEDKRELKQQSWEEFLACARRTITNKKPKRRIEHEDKEINVSMLRCPPEEEEEKEQE, from the exons ATGGTGAGCTCACGGAGGCGTAGGCTATTGGGTCTCTGTTGTG gACCAAATGGTTATGTGACACCGCTTCCTTTTCTAACTGCCGAGGAGATGATCACTGGGATTCCAAATCCTAATGCCAAAGCAGCCTATAGTCTCGGACCAGCAGAAACGGTTAACGAGCCTAAAGAGGAG AAAATGCCTATTGAAGAAGCTGGTCGAAGAACTCGGTCGAAACATATGCATTTCAGTTTTGACTACTCAGATATGTCTCCGGTTGATTCTGATTCCATCTCACCAAAATGTGAGCAGAATATATGTGTTCCAG ACCAGCCGCTGAAACGAAGAAAGCggcataaaagaaaacaagtacATAACCAAGAACCATGTTTAATGAGAGGAGTCTACTACAAGAACATGAAATGGCAAGCCGCCATTAAAGTCGATAAGAGACAAATCCACTTGGGTACATTCTCTTCTCAAGAAGAGGCTGCTCGTTTATACGATAG GGCTGCTTTCATGTGTGGAAGGGAACCAAACTTTGCGCTATCGGAAGAAGATAAACGAGAACTCAAACAGCAAAGCTGGGAAGAGTTCTTGGCTTGCGCACGCCGAACAATTACTAATAAAA AACCAAAGAGAAGGATAGAACATGAGGATAAGGAGATCAATGTAAGCATGTTACGTTGTCctcctgaagaagaagaagaaaaagaacaagaataa